One part of the Polycyclovorans algicola TG408 genome encodes these proteins:
- a CDS encoding thiolase family protein → MSTADDIVILSAVRTPMGALLGSFSALSASDLGAVAIKAAVERAGLKPEQINDVIMGNVLGAGQGQAPARQASRKAGLPDNVTALTINKMCGSGLKAVMLAHDALRAGSIDVAVAGGMESMTNAPHLIRARGGMKYGHGELLDHMAIDGLEDAYQTRTPMGVFAEDAVQRYGFSREDQDVFAIESLRRAKHAGDSGIFDAEIVPVEVKTRKGVEAVKLDEGPQRAMPDKIPSLKPAFKKDGTVTAANASSINDGASALVITRASKAAELGATPLARIVAHAGHARLPAEFTIAPVDAMKKVLDKAGWTKDDVDLWEINEAFAVVTLAAIKEHGLDPAKVNVNGGACALGHPIGASGARILTTLIHALRAGGGSKGVATLCIGGGEAVALAIELM, encoded by the coding sequence ATGAGCACCGCCGACGACATCGTCATCCTCAGCGCCGTTCGCACCCCCATGGGCGCATTGCTGGGCAGCTTCTCGGCACTCAGCGCCAGCGACCTGGGCGCGGTGGCGATCAAGGCCGCCGTTGAGCGCGCCGGCCTCAAACCCGAGCAGATCAACGACGTGATCATGGGCAACGTGCTCGGCGCCGGGCAAGGCCAGGCGCCAGCCCGCCAGGCCAGCCGCAAGGCCGGGCTGCCCGACAACGTGACCGCGCTGACCATCAACAAGATGTGCGGCTCGGGTCTTAAGGCAGTGATGCTGGCCCATGACGCACTGCGCGCCGGCAGCATCGACGTGGCGGTGGCCGGCGGCATGGAGAGCATGACCAACGCCCCGCATCTGATTCGCGCGCGCGGCGGCATGAAGTACGGCCACGGCGAACTGCTGGACCACATGGCCATCGACGGCCTCGAAGACGCCTACCAGACGCGCACGCCGATGGGCGTATTCGCCGAAGACGCGGTGCAGCGCTACGGCTTTTCGCGCGAAGACCAGGACGTGTTCGCCATCGAATCGCTGCGCCGCGCCAAGCACGCCGGTGACAGCGGCATTTTCGACGCCGAGATCGTGCCGGTGGAGGTGAAAACCCGTAAGGGCGTCGAGGCCGTAAAGCTCGATGAAGGCCCGCAACGCGCCATGCCGGACAAGATTCCCTCGCTGAAGCCAGCGTTCAAGAAAGACGGCACGGTCACCGCCGCCAATGCCAGCTCGATCAACGACGGCGCCTCGGCGCTGGTCATCACCCGGGCCTCAAAAGCTGCTGAACTGGGCGCCACGCCGCTGGCACGTATCGTCGCCCACGCCGGGCACGCACGGTTGCCGGCCGAATTCACGATTGCCCCGGTCGATGCCATGAAAAAAGTGCTCGACAAGGCCGGCTGGACCAAAGACGACGTGGACCTGTGGGAAATCAACGAGGCCTTTGCCGTCGTCACCCTCGCCGCGATCAAGGAACACGGACTGGATCCTGCCAAGGTCAACGTCAACGGCGGCGCCTGCGCGCTGGGCCATCCCATTGGCGCGTCGGGCGCGCGCATTCTCACCACTTTGATTCACGCGCTGCGCGCCGGGGGCGGCAGCAAAGGCGTGGCGACCCTGTGCATCGGCGGCGGCGAAGCCGTGGCGCTGGCCATCGAATTGATGTGA
- a CDS encoding regulatory protein RecX, with amino-acid sequence MQRRPTKPLEPGEAREKALGLLARREHGQRELKQKLTARGASRELAEATVELMAERGYQSDERYAERLVAHRAQQGYGPNWIRAELGQAGVARDEVARVMDELDIDWADRARDLLARKGLADAADAATRLKARRTLAQRGFTGEHARAAQRSPDED; translated from the coding sequence GTGCAACGGCGTCCGACCAAGCCGCTGGAACCCGGAGAGGCCCGGGAGAAGGCGCTGGGTTTGCTGGCACGGCGCGAGCACGGCCAGCGGGAGCTGAAGCAAAAACTCACGGCACGCGGCGCCAGTCGCGAACTGGCGGAAGCCACCGTCGAGTTGATGGCCGAGCGCGGCTACCAGTCGGACGAGCGTTATGCCGAGCGGTTGGTGGCCCATCGCGCGCAGCAGGGCTATGGCCCCAACTGGATTCGTGCCGAGTTGGGCCAGGCCGGCGTTGCACGCGATGAGGTGGCGCGAGTCATGGATGAACTCGACATCGATTGGGCCGACCGGGCGCGCGATCTGCTGGCGCGCAAGGGCCTCGCCGATGCGGCTGATGCCGCCACCCGTCTGAAAGCGCGAAGGACCCTGGCGCAACGTGGGTTCACGGGTGAGCATGCGCGGGCGGCGCAGCGATCGCCGGACGAGGATTAG
- the alkB gene encoding DNA oxidative demethylase AlkB, with product MSATSQQLSLSLAVADQPEILGAGAALLRGFAAPVMTDLLESLQGLEAVSAFRHLVTPGGFTMSVAVSSCGALGWMSDRSGYRYVSHDPDTGRPWPAMPAVFQRLATAAAAQAGFTDFEPDACLINRYVPGARMTLHQDRNERDFSQPIVSVSLGMSATFLFGGMERGGKTTRLPLHHGDVMVWGGPDRLRYHGVLPLKDSPHPLLGRQRINLTFRKAG from the coding sequence GTGAGCGCCACCAGCCAGCAACTGTCCCTGAGCCTTGCCGTCGCCGACCAACCCGAAATACTGGGTGCCGGCGCGGCGCTGCTGCGCGGCTTTGCCGCGCCCGTCATGACCGATCTGCTGGAGTCCCTGCAGGGTCTGGAAGCGGTCTCCGCGTTTCGGCATCTGGTCACGCCGGGGGGCTTCACGATGTCGGTCGCGGTGAGCAGTTGCGGCGCGCTCGGCTGGATGTCAGACCGCAGCGGTTATCGCTATGTGTCGCACGACCCCGACACCGGGCGCCCCTGGCCGGCCATGCCCGCCGTGTTTCAGCGCCTCGCGACCGCCGCCGCCGCGCAGGCCGGATTCACCGACTTCGAGCCCGACGCCTGCCTGATCAACCGCTATGTGCCCGGCGCGCGGATGACCCTGCACCAGGACCGCAACGAGCGCGATTTCAGCCAGCCCATCGTCTCGGTCTCGCTGGGCATGAGCGCGACCTTCTTGTTCGGCGGCATGGAGCGCGGCGGCAAGACCACCCGACTGCCCTTGCACCACGGTGACGTGATGGTCTGGGGTGGCCCGGACCGGCTGCGCTACCACGGCGTGCTGCCGCTCAAGGACTCGCCACACCCGCTGCTGGGCCGTCAGCGCATCAACCTGACCTTCCGCAAGGCGGGGTGA
- the rpsI gene encoding 30S ribosomal protein S9: protein MVIKKASAEQKYGTGRRKTATARVFIKPGSGEISVNGKTVEEYFGRETSRMMVRSPLELIDALTRFDIKITVAGGGPTGQAGAIRHGLTRALMAYDESLRPQLREAGYVTRDAREVERKKVGLHKARRATQYSKR, encoded by the coding sequence ATGGTTATCAAGAAAGCTTCAGCTGAACAGAAATACGGCACCGGCCGTCGCAAGACCGCCACCGCTCGCGTGTTCATCAAGCCGGGTAGCGGCGAGATCAGTGTCAACGGCAAGACCGTTGAAGAGTATTTTGGCCGCGAAACCTCACGCATGATGGTGCGCTCGCCGCTCGAACTGATCGACGCGTTGACCCGCTTCGACATCAAGATCACCGTTGCCGGCGGCGGCCCCACCGGCCAGGCCGGCGCGATCCGTCACGGCCTCACCCGTGCATTGATGGCCTATGACGAAAGCCTACGTCCGCAGCTGCGCGAGGCCGGTTACGTGACCCGCGACGCCCGCGAAGTTGAACGTAAGAAAGTCGGTTTGCACAAAGCCCGCCGCGCCACGCAATACAGCAAGCGCTAA
- the rplM gene encoding 50S ribosomal protein L13 produces MKTVFINNQNAQRDWYILDADGQTLGRLASEVAKRLRGKHKPEYTPNADNGDYIVVINADKVRTTGNKVNDKIYYRYTGYVGGLKSQTLGELLAKHPERVIEKAVKGMLPRGPLGFAQFRKLKVYAGADHPHTAQQPKTLTL; encoded by the coding sequence ATGAAGACGGTCTTTATTAACAACCAGAACGCGCAGCGTGACTGGTACATTCTGGACGCGGACGGTCAAACACTGGGTCGGCTCGCCAGCGAAGTGGCCAAGCGCCTGCGCGGCAAGCACAAGCCCGAGTACACCCCCAACGCGGATAACGGTGATTACATCGTCGTTATCAACGCAGACAAGGTGCGCACCACCGGAAACAAGGTCAACGACAAGATCTATTACCGGTACACCGGGTATGTGGGCGGTCTGAAGTCGCAGACGCTGGGCGAGCTGCTTGCCAAGCATCCCGAGCGGGTGATCGAAAAGGCGGTCAAGGGCATGTTGCCCCGCGGCCCGCTGGGCTTTGCCCAGTTCCGCAAGCTGAAGGTGTATGCCGGTGCCGACCACCCGCACACCGCCCAGCAGCCCAAGACCCTCACGCTTTAA
- the recA gene encoding recombinase RecA → MDDNRKKALEAALAQIERQFGKGAIMRMGVDERPDIDVISTGSITLDAALGIGGVPRGRVVEIYGPESSGKTTFALHVAAQAQKAGGVAAYIDAEHALDINYAENLGVNIPDLLISQPDTGEQALEIADMLVRSNSIDVVVVDSVAALVPKSELEGDMGDASVGVQARLMSQALRKLTGSINRSKTTIIFINQLRMKIGVMMPGQSPETTTGGNALKFYASQRLDIRRIGAIRKGDEVVGNETRVKVVKNKLAPPFKQVVFEIMYGEGISREGELIDLGVANKLVEKSGSWYAYNGEKIGQGKENARNFLKENPEIAATLEKTLRDLLVPGRKRKSDTAAVAAEEASE, encoded by the coding sequence ATGGACGACAACCGCAAAAAAGCCCTTGAAGCCGCACTCGCTCAAATCGAACGCCAGTTCGGCAAGGGCGCGATCATGCGGATGGGTGTGGATGAACGTCCCGATATCGACGTGATTTCCACCGGCTCGATCACCCTCGATGCCGCCCTCGGCATCGGTGGCGTGCCGCGTGGCCGGGTGGTGGAAATCTACGGGCCGGAGTCCTCTGGCAAAACCACCTTCGCCCTGCACGTGGCGGCGCAGGCGCAGAAAGCGGGCGGTGTGGCGGCCTATATCGACGCCGAGCACGCGCTCGACATCAACTACGCCGAGAACCTGGGCGTGAACATTCCCGACCTGCTGATCAGCCAGCCGGACACCGGTGAGCAGGCGCTGGAAATTGCCGACATGCTGGTGCGTTCCAACTCCATCGATGTGGTGGTGGTCGACTCGGTCGCCGCGCTGGTGCCCAAGTCCGAGTTGGAAGGCGACATGGGTGATGCCTCGGTAGGCGTGCAGGCCCGCCTCATGAGCCAGGCGCTGCGCAAGCTCACCGGCAGCATCAACCGCTCCAAGACGACCATCATCTTCATCAACCAGCTGCGCATGAAGATCGGCGTGATGATGCCCGGCCAGAGTCCGGAAACCACCACCGGCGGCAACGCACTCAAGTTCTACGCCAGCCAGCGCCTTGACATTCGCCGCATCGGCGCCATCCGCAAGGGTGACGAGGTGGTGGGCAACGAAACCCGTGTGAAAGTGGTGAAGAACAAGTTGGCGCCGCCGTTCAAGCAGGTGGTGTTCGAAATCATGTACGGCGAGGGCATCTCCCGCGAAGGCGAACTCATCGACCTTGGTGTGGCCAACAAGCTGGTCGAAAAGTCCGGCTCCTGGTACGCCTACAACGGCGAAAAGATCGGGCAGGGCAAAGAAAACGCCCGCAACTTCCTCAAGGAAAATCCCGAGATCGCCGCGACCTTGGAGAAGACCCTGCGCGACCTGCTGGTGCCCGGCCGCAAGCGTAAGTCCGACACCGCGGCTGTTGCCGCCGAAGAGGCTTCGGAGTAA
- a CDS encoding CinA family protein: MNHQSLIELGHRLQQRSQWLAVAESCTGGLIAAQITDIPGASGWFDRGVVSYSNRAKTELLGVPEALIAAHGAVSGEVARAMAAGLRQRAGVHWTVAVTGVAGPGGGTPDKPVGTVWIAWAGPDGSVDAAHCLFNGDRASVRLQTVERALHGLVRQVGVG, from the coding sequence ATGAACCATCAATCCCTGATTGAGTTGGGCCATCGACTACAACAGCGCAGCCAATGGCTGGCCGTTGCCGAGTCCTGCACCGGCGGTCTGATTGCCGCGCAGATCACCGACATTCCCGGCGCCTCCGGCTGGTTTGACCGGGGCGTGGTCAGCTATTCCAACCGCGCCAAAACCGAGTTGCTGGGCGTGCCCGAAGCGCTGATCGCCGCGCATGGCGCGGTCAGTGGCGAGGTGGCCAGGGCCATGGCGGCAGGGCTCAGGCAACGCGCAGGAGTGCACTGGACGGTGGCCGTGACCGGCGTTGCCGGGCCGGGCGGCGGCACGCCGGACAAGCCGGTGGGTACGGTGTGGATTGCCTGGGCGGGCCCGGACGGCAGCGTCGATGCGGCGCACTGCCTGTTCAATGGCGACCGGGCATCGGTGCGCCTGCAAACCGTCGAGCGGGCGCTACACGGGTTGGTTCGACAGGTGGGTGTGGGATAA
- a CDS encoding PilT/PilU family type 4a pilus ATPase, translating to MIKILPYLRLAVEHRASDLFFSADAPVMMKIEGEFAAIGKTRMTGEGLRELVESILTPEQQAVLEGDLELDFATQAGGLGRFRVNVFTQRNSLGMVLRRVEGQIPAVDALGLPPVLKTLALAKRGMILLVGATGSGKSTTLAAMIGHRNANMAGHILTIEDPIEFVHPNQRSIVNQREVGTDTESYERALKSAMREAPDVILIGEIRTRETMDATLQLANTGHLALSTLHANNAYQALQRIVNLYPSENRDQLYMDLAMTLRAIVSQRLVRGADGKRVVAVEVLVNTPFIQELILNRRISEIREAMAQSSDSGMQSFDDALFELQHSGRISVEEALANADSSANLQARISFGG from the coding sequence TTCTTCTCGGCTGACGCGCCGGTGATGATGAAGATCGAGGGCGAATTTGCCGCCATTGGCAAGACGCGGATGACCGGTGAAGGCTTGCGTGAGCTGGTCGAAAGTATCCTCACGCCCGAGCAGCAGGCGGTTCTCGAAGGCGACCTTGAGCTGGACTTCGCCACCCAGGCCGGTGGCTTGGGCCGCTTCCGCGTCAATGTCTTCACCCAGCGCAACTCGCTGGGCATGGTGCTGCGCCGCGTGGAAGGGCAGATTCCCGCCGTCGACGCGCTGGGCCTGCCGCCAGTGCTCAAGACGCTGGCGCTGGCCAAGCGCGGCATGATTCTCCTGGTCGGCGCCACCGGTTCGGGCAAATCCACCACGCTGGCGGCGATGATCGGTCACCGCAACGCCAACATGGCGGGTCACATCCTCACCATCGAAGACCCCATTGAGTTCGTCCACCCCAACCAGCGCAGCATCGTCAACCAGCGCGAAGTCGGCACCGACACCGAAAGCTACGAGCGCGCGCTGAAAAGTGCGATGCGCGAGGCGCCCGACGTGATCTTGATCGGCGAGATCCGCACCCGTGAAACCATGGACGCCACGCTGCAACTCGCCAACACGGGTCATTTGGCCCTGTCGACCCTGCATGCCAACAACGCCTATCAGGCTCTGCAGCGCATCGTGAACCTTTACCCGAGTGAGAACCGTGACCAGTTGTACATGGACCTGGCCATGACCCTTCGCGCCATCGTCAGCCAGCGGCTGGTGCGCGGCGCCGACGGCAAGCGGGTGGTGGCGGTCGAAGTGCTGGTCAACACGCCGTTTATCCAGGAGCTGATCCTTAACCGGCGAATCAGCGAGATCCGCGAAGCCATGGCGCAATCCAGCGACAGCGGCATGCAGAGCTTCGACGACGCCTTGTTCGAGCTGCAGCACAGCGGCCGTATCAGCGTTGAAGAAGCCCTGGCCAATGCCGATTCCAGCGCCAACCTACAGGCCCGCATCAGCTTCGGCGGTTAA
- a CDS encoding Glu/Leu/Phe/Val family dehydrogenase produces MFDHPEFDAHEEIVFHHDAASGLRAIIAVHSTALGPALGGCRMVDYADAAAALTDVLRLSRGMSYKAALAELPQGGGKSVIWGDPHHDKTDALIDAMGRFVQRLEGRYLIAEDSGTTVADMQRMAAFTPYVTGWTPGGVTADGRTGDPSPATAYGTWVAMRAAWQRLTGQADLRNVRVAVQGLGSVGMRLCQRLHDEGARLAVTDTRPARVDEAVRRFDAQAVNVDAIHAAPVDILSPNALGAVLNVTTIPALQCKLVCGAANNQLATPDDANRLLARGITFAPDYVVSAGGIIDIHHQRIGYDTAAATAHLDRIGVTLNQVLQRAAQQGVSPAVVADQMAREQIARGAHY; encoded by the coding sequence ATGTTTGATCACCCCGAATTCGATGCCCACGAGGAAATCGTGTTCCACCACGACGCGGCGTCCGGTCTTCGCGCGATCATTGCCGTGCACAGCACTGCGCTGGGTCCGGCACTTGGCGGCTGCCGCATGGTCGATTACGCCGATGCCGCCGCGGCACTCACCGACGTGCTGCGCCTGTCGCGCGGCATGAGCTACAAGGCCGCGCTCGCCGAGCTGCCGCAGGGTGGCGGCAAAAGCGTGATCTGGGGTGATCCACATCACGACAAAACCGACGCGCTGATCGACGCCATGGGTCGCTTCGTACAACGCCTGGAGGGTCGCTATCTGATTGCTGAAGACTCCGGCACTACCGTGGCCGACATGCAGCGCATGGCGGCTTTCACGCCCTACGTGACCGGCTGGACGCCGGGCGGCGTCACGGCAGATGGCCGTACCGGCGACCCGTCCCCAGCCACCGCCTATGGCACCTGGGTGGCGATGCGCGCCGCCTGGCAGCGACTGACCGGGCAGGCCGATCTGCGCAACGTACGCGTCGCGGTGCAGGGCCTTGGCAGCGTTGGCATGCGGCTCTGCCAACGGTTGCATGACGAGGGCGCGCGGCTCGCCGTGACCGACACCCGGCCTGCGCGGGTGGACGAAGCCGTGCGGCGCTTTGATGCGCAGGCGGTGAATGTTGACGCGATCCACGCCGCCCCGGTGGACATCCTGTCGCCCAACGCGCTGGGTGCCGTGCTGAACGTGACAACCATTCCCGCGCTGCAATGCAAGCTGGTGTGCGGCGCGGCCAACAACCAACTGGCGACCCCCGACGATGCCAACCGCCTGCTGGCGCGCGGCATCACCTTTGCGCCGGATTACGTGGTCAGTGCCGGCGGCATCATCGACATTCACCATCAGCGCATCGGCTACGACACGGCGGCGGCCACCGCGCACCTGGACCGGATTGGGGTGACCTTGAACCAGGTGTTGCAGCGCGCCGCACAGCAGGGCGTGTCACCGGCGGTGGTGGCCGACCAGATGGCGCGCGAGCAGATTGCACGGGGAGCGCACTATTGA
- the ada gene encoding bifunctional DNA-binding transcriptional regulator/O6-methylguanine-DNA methyltransferase Ada — MTSSQQLNLKRAEAALRDPRWQQVQARDRMADGQFYYSVRTTGVYCRPSCAARPARPENVVFHASIAEAEQAGFRACKRCKPDQTSHAVDHSARVTLACRLIEQDEQVPTLDVLAAKVGLSAFYFQRVFKAATGLTPRQYAVAHRSQRVRASLQRGNTVTDAIFDAGFGSSSRFYENADQLLGMSPTHFREGGADREIRFAVGQCSLGAVLVASSPVGFCAILLGDDPDALLRDLQDRFPKATLIGGDAAFETLVAQVVGLIEAPGRRALDLPLDVRGTAFQQRVWQALRDIPAGETASYGDVARRIGAPTSMRAVAQACGANALAVAIPCHRVVRSDGGLSGYRWGVERKRELLAREATA, encoded by the coding sequence ATGACATCGTCCCAGCAACTGAATTTGAAGCGCGCTGAAGCAGCGCTTCGCGATCCCCGTTGGCAGCAGGTTCAGGCCCGTGATCGCATGGCCGATGGTCAGTTCTATTATTCGGTGCGCACCACCGGCGTGTACTGCCGCCCGTCTTGTGCGGCGCGTCCGGCGCGGCCGGAGAATGTGGTGTTTCACGCATCGATTGCCGAGGCGGAGCAGGCCGGGTTTCGTGCCTGCAAGCGCTGCAAGCCTGACCAGACATCGCATGCGGTCGATCACAGCGCGCGCGTCACCCTGGCCTGCCGGCTCATCGAGCAGGATGAGCAGGTGCCAACCCTGGACGTGCTGGCCGCCAAAGTCGGGCTCAGCGCCTTCTACTTTCAGCGGGTCTTCAAGGCCGCCACCGGCCTGACCCCGCGACAGTACGCGGTCGCCCATCGCAGCCAGCGGGTGCGCGCCAGTCTGCAGCGCGGCAACACGGTGACCGACGCGATTTTTGACGCCGGCTTTGGTTCCAGCAGCCGCTTCTACGAGAACGCTGATCAACTACTGGGCATGAGCCCCACGCATTTTCGGGAGGGCGGCGCCGACCGCGAGATCCGCTTCGCGGTGGGGCAGTGCTCGCTCGGTGCGGTGCTGGTGGCCAGCAGCCCGGTCGGGTTCTGCGCCATCTTGCTTGGGGATGACCCTGACGCGCTGCTGCGCGACCTGCAGGATCGATTTCCCAAGGCCACCTTGATCGGCGGCGACGCCGCGTTCGAGACCTTGGTCGCGCAGGTCGTGGGCCTGATCGAAGCGCCGGGTCGGCGGGCCTTGGACTTGCCGCTGGACGTGCGCGGCACCGCCTTCCAGCAGCGCGTCTGGCAGGCACTGCGCGACATTCCGGCGGGCGAGACGGCCAGCTACGGCGACGTGGCGCGACGCATCGGCGCGCCCACCTCGATGCGCGCGGTGGCGCAGGCCTGCGGCGCCAACGCGCTGGCGGTCGCCATTCCCTGCCACCGCGTGGTGCGCAGCGACGGCGGCCTGTCAGGCTATCGCTGGGGCGTTGAGCGCAAGCGTGAACTGCTGGCGCGTGAGGCCACGGCGTGA